One Torulaspora globosa chromosome 5, complete sequence DNA window includes the following coding sequences:
- the YPP1 gene encoding Ypp1p (ancestral locus Anc_5.142): MVVLGDAIERSLAARLLGAGEFNSGDAVLDRALRLQFRVQYHLFGAGMTAVVGQVLLDECEKVGGCLAASAREAQTSRLIDKVLHNTRGVLCFHLGEMEDAVTQLEAARAIGIGYGEFGRYLELENLYYRGLCQDSPALYGSELAEVVEAIPDESQGLALHYLYAILEKLAKEANKTEMLKQLPQTSSVGLMARHFSREIREKELLSLAQAVLQKAKFPQAKETNDVELERFHAFMSYYFRTQKSVSAEWGDFIVASMQRTFQSVKVAKSAMLYFAKTNGKATHSRRESVLNFINFARYAEKHYVISGGTYQDVMSLIDCYSFVLRMARDESWNIESVFNVEETTNKLLKLLHFFYHEYNFPLMENAESLNWLENSSKLFLPRTVSRTLSEAWEVLYQVRAESLKHMVSNDLACYLSNAMCAAPKGSNLADLQFEYSYVLASQRKIEPAIKVLKSVLLEANPELYKAWHLLALCESIHENKEVSFKIVCSVLEAMKESLAENKLRILDRWQFIQLKLTQLSLIDELFGTLDASEMLPEVFELYSVLFPADTEEFDRIGDKCKQSKEYLLQAIWIFAANLYMRLGDKVEDAKKAISEAEQVTDKFKNLNCDLARGYLKLINGEPRAALSNFETVLFYDPLNVNALIGFAQIIFPEELNESEAALREYWHLEESNKGAHSAGGTTQQVFVSDLDKSAACARLKFLLEYAITKSIEAYHSPEVWWYLSSIYEKYEDQSYKASLLNCIRYKESDPIRAFQSCNF; encoded by the coding sequence ATGGTGGTGTTGGGTGATGCGATCGAGCGGAGCCTGGCGGCGAGGCTGCTGGGGGCCGGGGAGTTCAACAGCGGGGATGCAGTCCTGGATAGGGCGCTGAGGCTCCAGTTTAGGGTCCAGTACCATCTGTTTGGGGCTGGGATGACTGCTGTGGTCGGCCAGGTGCTGCTTGACGAGTGTGAGAAGGTTGGCGGATGCCTAGCGGCATCCGCCAGGGAGGCCCAGACGAGCAGACTGATAGATAAGGTTCTTCACAACACTAGAGGCGTCCTGTGCTTCCATTTGGGCGAGATGGAGGATGCTGTGACGCAGCTCGAGGCAGCCAGGGCGATTGGTATCGGATACGGGGAGTTTGGGCGATACTTGGAGTTGGAGAACTTGTACTACCGCGGGCTTTGCCAGGACTCGCCGGCGCTGTACGGCAGCGAGCTGGCCGAGGTCGTGGAGGCTATTCCGGACGAGTCCCAGGGGTTGGCGCTGCATTATCTGTACGCAATCCTTGAGAAGCTCGCCAAGGAAGCGAACAAGACCGAAatgctgaagcagcttCCCCAGACAAGCTCTGTGGGTCTCATGGCGCGGCATTTCTCGAGGGAAATTCGCGAGAAGGAGCTGTTGAGTCTGGCGCAGGCGGTGCTGCAGAAGGCAAAGTTCCCTCAGGCTAAGGAGACAAATGATGTTGAACTCGAGAGATTCCACGCCTTCATGTCGTACTATTTCAGGACACAGAAAAGCGTCTCTGCCGAATGGGGCGATTTCATCGTAGCATCGATGCAGAGGACGTTCCAGTCCGTGAAAGTGGCCAAGAGCGCAATGCTGTACTTTGCAAAGACCAACGGTAAGGCAACACACAGCAGGAGGGAATCGGTGCTGAACTTTATCAACTTTGCGAGGTACGCCGAGAAGCATTATGTGATCAGCGGTGGAACATACCAAGACGTCATGTCGTTGATCGATTGCTACAGTTTTGTGCTGCGGATGGCGAGGGACGAGTCGTGGAACATTGAGAGTGTCTTCAACGTGGAGGAAACTACCAATAAGCTACTGAAGCTTTTGCACTTCTTCTACCATGAATACAATTTCCCGCTGATGGAGAATGCCGAGTCGCTGAATTGGCTTGAAAACTCGTCGAAACTTTTCCTGCCCAGAACAGTCTCGAGAACTCTGTCAGAGGCCTGGGAGGTTCTCTATCAGGTGCGAGCCGAATCCTTGAAACATATGGTGTCCAATGATCTGGCCTGCTACTTGTCGAACGCTATGTGTGCCGCCCCAAAGGGCAGTAATTTAGCCGATTTGCAATTCGAGTACTCCTATGTGCTTGCATCACAAAGAAAAATAGAGCCTGCCATCAAAGTTTTGAAATCCGTGCTTCTGGAAGCAAATCCAGAGCTCTATAAAGCCTGGCATCTTCTGGCACTTTGTGAATCCATTCACGAGAACAAGGAagtctccttcaagattgTCTGTTCTGTTCTAGAAGCTATGAAAGAGAGCCTAGCTGAGAATAAATTACGAATTCTCGATAGATGGCAATTCATTCAGTTAAAACTGACGCAGTTGAGcctcatcgatgagctgtttGGCACCTTAGATGCTTCGGAAATGCTCCCGGAGGTTTTCGAGCTTTACTCGGTCTTATTTCCAGCGGACACCGAAGAGTTTGATAGAATTGGTGATAAATGTaagcaatcaaaggaaTATCTACTGCAAGCCATTTGGATTTTTGCGGCTAACCTTTACATGAGGCTCGGTGATAAAGTAGaagatgccaagaaagctatcAGCGAAGCAGAGCAGGTCACAGATAAATTCAAGAATCTTAACTGTGACCTTGCGAGGGGCTatttgaaattgatcaatgGAGAGCCAAGAGCCGCTTTGAGTAATTTCGAAACTGTGTTATTTTACGATCCGCTGAACGTTAATGCTCTCATAGGTTTTGCTCAAATCATTTTTCCAGAAGAGCTGAATGAATCGGAGGCGGCACTACGAGAGTATTGGCATTTAGAAGAGTCCAACAAAGGAGCCCACAGTGCGGGAGGCACAACGCAGCAAGTGTTTGTCAGCGACCTGGATAAATCTGCTGCTTGTGCCAGGCTGAAATTTCTACTGGAGTATGCCATTACGAAGTCCATCGAAGCCTACCACTCACCAGAAGTATGGTGGTATCTCTCGAGCATTTATGAAAAATATGAAGACCAAAGCTACAAAGCTTCGCTACTGAACTGCATACGGTATAAAGAGTCGGATCCAATCCGAGCATTCCAAAGTTGTAACTTTTAG
- the ILV3 gene encoding dihydroxy-acid dehydratase ILV3 (ancestral locus Anc_5.138) — translation MGLLARVAGNRQFSTTRNVAKKLNRYSNIITEPMDQGASQAMLYATGFKKDDFSKAQVGVGSCWWSGNPCNMHLLDLNNRCSLSVEKAGLKAMQFNSIGVSDGISMGTKGMRYSLQSREIIADSFETIMMAQHYDANIAIPSCDKNMPGVMMAMGRHNRPSIMVYGGTILPGHPTCGSSKIPENIDLVSAFQSYGQYISKQFTEQEREDVVEHACPGPGSCGGMYTANTMASVAEVLGITLPNSSAFPAVSDQKLAECDNIGESIKKTMELGILPRDVFTKEAFENAITYVIATGGSTNAVLHLVAIAHSAGVKITPDDFQRISDKTPLIGDFKPSGKYVMADLIRVGGTQSVIKYLFDNGFLNGNTITITGDTLAERAAKAAPLPEGQDIIKPVSQPIKSSGHLQILYGSLAPGGAVGKITGKEGTFFKGKARVFEEENAFIHALEKGEIKKGEKTVVIIRYEGPRGGPGMPEMLKPSSALMGYGLGKDVALLTDGRFSGGSHGFLIGHIVPEAAEGGPIGLVKDGDEIVIDADNNKIDLLVSDQELSDRRAQWTAPPPRYTRGTLSKYTKLVANASQGCVTDA, via the coding sequence ATGGGACTCCTGGCCAGAGTAGCAGGTAACAGGCAATTCTCTACCACGAGAAAtgttgccaagaaattgaatagATACTCCAACATCATCACTGAGCCAATGGATCAGGGTGCTTCACAAGCCATGCTTTATGCAACCggtttcaagaaggatgatTTCAGTAAGGCACAGGTCGGAGTGGGATCTTGTTGGTGGTCTGGTAACCCATGTAATATGCATCTTTTAGATCTCAATAACAGATGTTCGCTGTCTGTCGAAAAGGCTGGCTTGAAAGCCATGCAATTCAACAGTATCGGTGTGTCCGATGGTATTTCTATGGGCACTAAGGGTATGAGATATTCTCTGCAAAGTAGAGAGATTATTGCCGACTCTTTTGAGACCATCATGATGGCACAGCATTACGATGCCAACATTGCTATCCCATCGTGTGATAAGAACATGCCCGGTGTCATGATGGCTATGGGTCGTCACAACAGACCTTCCATTATGGTCTACGGTGGTACCATCTTACCTGGTCATCCAACCTGCGGATCCTCCAAGATTCCAGAGAATATCGACCTCGTCTCAGCTTTCCAATCCTATGGCCAATACATCTCTAAACAATTTACTgagcaagaaagagaagatgTTGTGGAACACGCCTGTCCAGGCCCAGGTTCCTGCGGTGGTATGTACACCGCCAATACTATGGCTTCAGTAGCTGAAGTGTTGGGTATCACGCTGCCAAACTCCTCCGCGTTCCCAGCCGTCTCAGACCAGAAGTTGGCTGAGTGTGACAACATTGGTGAAAGCATTAAAAAGACCATGGAACTAGGAATCCTTCCACGCGATGTCTTTACCAAGGAAGCATTCGAAAACGCCATCACCTACGTTATTGCTACCGGTGGTTCCACCAACGCGGTGTTGCACTTGGTCGCCATTGCCCATTCCGCCGGTGTCAAGATTACGCCTGACGACTTCCAGCGAATCAGTGATAAGACTCCGCTAATTGGTGATTTCAAGCCATCTGGTAAATATGTCATGGCAGACCTGATCCGGGTCGGTGGTACTCAATCCGTGATCAAGTATCTGTTCGACAATGGCTTCCTAAACGGTAACACCATCACCATCACCGGTGACACTCTAGCCGAGCGTGCAGCCAAGGCAGCTCCGCTTCCCGAAGGTCAAGACATTATCAAACCGGTTTCCCAGCCTATCAAATCCAGCGGCCACTTGCAAATCCTGTACGGGTCTCTAGCACCAGGCGGTGCTGTTGGTAAGATTACCGGCAAAGAAGgaactttcttcaagggTAAGGCTCgtgtctttgaagaagagaacgCTTTTATCCATGCGTTGGAGAAAGGCGAGATCAAAAAAGGTGAAAAGACTGTCGTCATTATCAGATATGAAGGTCCAAGGGGTGGTCCAGGTATGCCAGAAATGTTGAAGCCTTCGTCCGCTCTCATGGGCTACGGTCTAGGTAAGGACGTCGCTCTCTTGACAGATGGCAGATTTTCCGGTGGTTCCCACGGTTTCCTCATTGGCCACATCGTCCCAGAGGCTGCCGAGGGTGGACCGATCGGTCTAGTCAAAGACGGAGACGAAATCGTCATTGATGCCGATAACAACAAGATCGACCTACTGGTTTCCGACCAAGAACTTTCGGACCGTAGGGCACAGTGGACTGCTCCTCCTCCACGTTACACCAGAGGTACCCTTTCCAAGTACACCAAGCTGGTCGCCAACGCCTCTCAAGGATGTGTCACTGACGCATGA
- the TMA22 gene encoding Tma22p (ancestral locus Anc_5.144), with the protein MSTVTLRKVVYCDVCSFPPDYCEFSGKLKRCKVWLRENHPDIYVQQYGEDEDEVNAVSSKLAESSIGEEREEKLEKDLKRLETKQENREQRELAKKLSSKVVIKREARTKRKFILAISGLEVFDVDMKKLAKTFASKFATGCSVSKNAEKKEEIVIQGDVLEEVEKYIHSLLEEKGLKDVKVETIDAKKKKKAPETPAN; encoded by the coding sequence atGTCGACCGTCACTCTTAGAAAGGTTGTTTACTGTGATGTCTGCTCATTTCCTCCTGATTACTGCGAATTTAGTGGGAAACTGAAGCGTTGTAAGGTGTGGTTGCGTGAGAATCATCCCGATATCTACGTTCAGCAATACggagaagatgaagacgagGTGAATGCGGTGAGTTCAAAACTAGCAGAATCGAGCATCGGCGAGGAAAGAgaggagaaactggagaaggaCCTGAAAAGACTGGAAACGAAGCAAGAGAACAGAGAGCAGAGAGAACTAGCAAAGAAGTTGTCATCCAAGGTGGTCATTAAGAGGGAGGCAAGAACCAAGAGGAAGTTTATCCTAGCTATTTCAGGTCTAGAAGTGTTCGATGTTGACATGAAAAAACTCGCCAAGACGTTTGCATCCAAGTTCGCTACCGGCTGCTCTGTATCCAAGAatgctgaaaagaaggaagaaattgtcATCCAAGGCGACGTCTTGGAAGAGGTGGAAAAGTATATACATTCTttgctcgaagaaaagggACTGAAGGATGTCAAAGTCGAAACGATTGAcgccaagaaaaagaagaaggcgcCAGAGACACCGGCTAATTAG
- a CDS encoding SNG1 family protein (ancestral locus Anc_5.143): MVDEDEMALNQVYTEGASECMNRVVNKDLHVEGSSEASTAESAAGYDGEAAPVETKQQEEAKQQEGSAALQRMGTRFFSPKMKSHRKKIIWTFVLTNALLAVFVLSLLSIYWGATYNRQHYMFKVNVLTVIQDESELVGTTMSAAIATLVAGVPCTWHVFNASEFSEKYKVSSEEIDDKVVDLIFGEKYWMALNVKRNATNALYDSLTGGPTAFNSTEYFEAIYESGRDPTSLQSAILPNMKTLEGIYRTYFLDQYLPSLLGNLTETPPPDRIIAASNMNFEYVDYRPFYNALLLAPLQVGLIYCLLLTFFQLSLFAPLHVEMSKLLKPRHIILYRIGISWLTYFFLSLFFCTVSAIFQVDFTKAFGRAGFVVYWMSTWLLMMALGGANENVISLVLTLGPQYLGFWLMTWIILNIAPSFYPLVLNNQFYRYGYAMPIHNGVDIYKVIFLNLSKQHMGRNYGILVAWVALNTALLPFVLRYVGKTMRKRAAAAAAAQQTN, from the coding sequence ATGGTGGACGAGGATGAGATGGCTTTGAACCAGGTGTACACGGAGGGGGCTTCCGAGTGTATGAATAGGGTGGTGAACAAGGATTTGCATGTGGAGGGGAGTTCAGAAGCGTCGACGGCAGAGTCAGCTGCTGGGTATGACGGTGAGGCAGCGCCGGTGGAGACCaagcagcaggaggagGCCAAGCAGCAGGAGGGATCAGCAGCGCTGCAGCGGATGGGGACCCGGTTCTTTTCGCCTAAGATGAAGAGCCACAGGAAGAAGATTATTTGGACGTTTGTACTGACAAATGCGCTGTTGGCGGTGTTTGTGTTGTCGCTGTTGTCGATCTACTGGGGTGCCACGTACAATCGACAGCATTATATGTTCAAAGTGAACGTGCTGACGGTTATTCAGGACGAATCTGAGCTTGTGGGAACGACAATGTCGGCAGCGATAGCGACGCTGGTCGCGGGCGTGCCGTGTACGTGGCATGTGTTCAATGCGAGCGAGTTTAGTGAAAAGTACAAAGTGTCGAGCGAGGAGATCGATGACAAGGTGGTCGATCTGATCTTTGGGGAAAAGTACTGGATGGCGCTGAATGTCAAGCGGAACGCGACCAACGCTTTGTACGATTCGCTGACCGGCGGACCCACGGCGTTCAACTCTACAGAGTACTTCGAGGCTATCTACGAGAGTGGCCGTGATCCAACCAGCCTGCAGTCCGCCATTCTGCCGAACATGAAGACACTGGAGGGGATTTACAGGACGTATTTCCTGGATCAGTATCTGCCTAGTCTCCTGGGCAATCTGACAGAGACACCGCCACCAGACAGAATCATAGCGGCCTCGAATATGAACTTTGAGTATGTGGACTACAGGCCATTCTACAATGCACTGCTGCTGGCACCGTTGCAGGTCGGTCTGATCTACTGTCTGCTGTTGACCTTTTTCCAGCTGTCGCTTTTTGCTCCTTTGCATGTAGAGATGtcgaagctgctgaagccgCGCCACATTATCCTATACAGAATCGGAATCTCGTGGCTCACTTACTTCTTTCTCTCGCTTTTCTTCTGCACGGTATCTGCCATATTCCAGGTCGATTTCACTAAGGCATTCGGCAGAGCAGGTTTTGTGGTGTATTGGATGAGCACCTGGCTGCTGATGATGGCTCTTGGTGGCGCAAATGAGAATGTAATAAGTTTGGTCTTAACTTTGGGCCCACAGTATCTCGGTTTCTGGCTGATGACGTGGATCATTCTGAACATTGCTCCTTCATTCTATCCGCTGGTCCTGAATAATCAGTTCTACCGTTACGGTTACGCCATGCCCATTCATAATGGCGTTGATATTTATAAAGtcatctttttgaactTGTCGAAGCAACACATGGGAAGAAATTACGGTATTCTGGTCGCCTGGGTCGCCTTGAATACCGCCCTCTTGCCATTCGTGCTTAGATATGTCGGCAAAACGATGCGAAAGAGGGCTGCTGCCGCAGCTGCAGCCCAACAGACCAATTAA
- the PMT6 gene encoding dolichyl-phosphate-mannose-protein mannosyltransferase PMT6 (ancestral locus Anc_5.140) yields the protein MSASPKPKGSSLQDVSEKGTASPTGESSDIRTTIRHCLSVLVPLALTSLSFYVRLHNIEKNQYVVWDEAHFGKFGSYYIKHEFYHDVHPPLGKMLIALTEWLAGFDGNFGFDSNTAYPDNVNYKRIRQYNAIFGALCTPVAYYSAKNMGFGALTVFLITLMVTLEHSFIVLSKFILLDSMLLFFTMLAFYCMVKLYNFRDKPFTRPWSWWMLLTGVSIGCVCSVKWVGLFITLVIGLYTVMELFSFHSNASISKKMLFKHWIIRVINLILIPFLIYLFCFRVHFAILYKSGTGDASTNTLFQINLQNNKIENSPRDVVYGSEVTIRSHGLSPNLLHSHVQTYPEGSNQKQVTGYGFADGNNVWQIRFSRGSGLQSDFNDTLDDMLRPVKDGDEIRLVHKSTGTNLHSHEVPSHVSRGNFEVSGYGSETVGDDKDDWIIEFVEQLDSSNPDFPKEDHTNLHPVSTFFRLRHKVLGCYLTSTGLSYPAWGFKQAEIVCKESWSRRDKSTWWNVEEHWNEHLESSPDYVPPKSKFWTDFVLINFAMASSNNALIPDEDKYDNLATKAWEWPTLHTGLRMCSWSRDVYRYYLIGSPFNTWLSTASLFAFIFLMVKLAFQWRRQAIEISEQQFWDLMIKGGFPFVSWIAHYLPFVTMGRVTYVHHYVPALYFAILVFGFTIDYVSQGLRTPVRYAIYTLLFAGCTYTYIYFSPLCQGMHGPGVVYSKLQLLPTWDIVI from the coding sequence ATGTCAGCATCACCTAAACCCAAAGGATCAAGCTTACAAGACGTCTCGGAAAAGGGTACCGCTTCTCCAACGGGAGAAAGTTCAGATATCAGGACTACCATTCGGCACTGTCTTTCTGTCCTGGTCCCTCTAGCATTGACTTCATTATCCTTCTATGTAAGACTGCACAACATCGAGAAGAACCAGTACGTTGTTTGGGATGAAGCTCACTTTGGCAAGTTTGGGTCCTATTACATCAAGCATGAGTTTTATCACGATGTTCATCCACCATTGGGAAAGATGCTGATTGCTTTAACGGAATGGCTTGCTGGATTTGATGGCAATTTTGGGTTTGATTCAAACACTGCCTACCCCGATAATGTCAATTATAAAAGAATTCGTCAGTACAATGCCATCTTCGGTGCTTTATGTACGCCTGTGGCATATTATTCCGCCAAGAATATGGGATTTGGAGCATTGACGGTATTTCTTATAACCTTGATGGTAACTTTGGAGCATTCCTTCATTGTGCTATCAAAGTTCATCCTTTTGGATTCAATGCTTCTGTTCTTCACCATGCTCGCATTTTACTGCATGGTTAAGCTCTACAACTTTCGAGACAAACCTTTTACTAGACCTTGGTCTTGGTGGATGCTCTTAACCGGAGTCTCTATCGGATGCGTCTGCTCAGTCAAATGGGTGGGACTATTTATAACATTGGTTATTGGACTATACACGGTCATGGAACTTTTCTCATTTCACAGCAATGCTTCCATTAGCAAAAAGATGCTTTTCAAACACTGGATTATTAGGGTGATTAACTTAATCTTGATTCCATTTTTGATATatctcttctgcttcaggGTTCATTTCGCCATTCTTTATAAATCTGGGACAGGCGATGCATCTACTAACACATTGTTTCAGATCAATCTGCAGAATAATAAGATTGAAAATAGTCCACGCGATGTTGTGTATGGATCCGAGGTCACCATTAGATCTCATGGACTCAGCCCGAACTTGCTACATTCTCACGTACAGACATATCCCGAAGGCTCTAATCAAAAACAAGTGACAGGTTATGGCTTTGCTGATGGTAATAACGTCTGGCAGATCCGTTTTTCAAGAGGTTCGGGCCTTCAATCGGATTTTAACGACACACTTGACGACATGCTTCGACCTGTGAAAGATGGCGATGAAATCAGGTTAGTGCATAAAAGTACAGGAACAAATCTTCATTCACATGAAGTTCCTTCCCATGTTTCTCGAGGTAACTTTGAGGTTTCTGGCTATGGTTCGGAAACTGTTGGCGATGACAAGGATGATTGGATTATTGAGTTTGTTGAACAATTGGATTCGTCCAATCCTgattttccaaaagaagatcataCCAATCTACACCCGGTGTCCACTTTTTTCAGGCTGAGACATAAGGTGCTGGGTTGTTACTTGACCTCGACCGGCTTATCCTACCCTGCATGGGGCTTTAAGCAAGCTGAAATTGTATGCAAAGAGTCatggagcagaagagaCAAATCAACTTGGTGGAACGTAGAGGAACACTGGAATGAACATCTGGAAAGCTCCCCTGACTATGTTCCTCCAAAGTCCAAGTTTTGGACAGACTTTGTCCTAATTAATTTTGCCATGGCATCTTCCAATAATGCACTGATTCCAGATGAAGACAAATACGACAACCTGGCCACAAAAGCATGGGAATGGCCTACCTTGCATACTGGACTCCGCATGTGCAGCTGGTCGAGGGATGTTTATCGTTACTACCTGATCGGTTCGCCTTTTAATACATGGCTTTCGACAGCATCCTTATTTGCTTTTATCTTCCTCATGGTCAAGTTGGCCTTTCAATGGAGAAGACAAGCAATCGAAATCTCGGAACAACAGTTCTGGGATCTAATGATAAAGGGGGGTTTCCCTTTTGTCTCCTGGATAGCTCATTATTTGCCTTTCGTAACGATGGGAAGAGTCACGTATGTTCATCATTACGTCCCAGCATTATACTTTGCTATTTTGGTCTTCGGTTTCACAATTGATTATGTTTCGCAAGGTTTGAGGACGCCGGTACGGTATGCTATCTATACCCTGCTCTTTGCTGGCTGTACTTACACCTACATCTACTTTTCTCCTCTATGTCAGGGCATGCATGGACCTGGTGTTGTGTACTCGAAGCTACAGCTGCTGCCCACCTGGGATATTGTTATATAA
- the ELP2 gene encoding Elongator subunit ELP2 (ancestral locus Anc_5.139): MVVVNSEAIFIGANRQNQVSDYHSGEKVVAFGAGKTIALWKPTDDISEGIYKVLKGHEADVTCVKFVPTINYMISTSEDHRVKVWDFSTLQCIQTIEHFDHTIVTLAVVEGLMVIGTANGLISMWLYDNQRNQFTLGHEFAVRKGFLPLALSMKHIEDDKFLLAVGGTSVNVFIYSFLAADTQIKDCQLRAELEGHEDWVKSLAFRQQSESPYDFLLASGSQDRYIRLWRIRAKEALDLEKDDEHRPTLLSNKKYKFEVSTDFRIVINFEALIMGHDDWISSLQWHEKRLQLLAATADTSLIIWEPEESSGVWICASRLGEISSKGASTATGSSGGFWSCLWFKDADRDYILTNGKTGSWRIWSSSDCVEWAPMLGVTGATKEVTDIAWAPSGEFLLASSLDQTTRLYAPWLYESSGRHRPVATWHEFSRPQIHGYDMICVEPISDTRFVSGGDEKILRSFDLSRGVSDILRKFVGCSFGTSQALPESAALPALGLSNKAVNQNDEAEQEEDDPNERETNETKNISYSLISALATPPLEDQLQRHLLWPEIEKLYGHGYEITCVDVSSDGALIASACRSNSPQHAVVRIFDSKTWQEIKPQLPYHELTITRLKFSRDSQLLLSTSRDRKWALWQRDVATNKFSLKYSNAKAHTRIIWDCDWAPIEYGQTFFTGSRDKSVKAWRFDESEHDFVSESSVKFTEPVTALSVYHELFNGKILLAIGAGNGTIHIYTYLDSRFELLTTFEEDIAPADRVTRLRWSTLQRDGKKFLGVGSEDSSTRIFSIKL; encoded by the coding sequence ATGGTCGTTGTCAATTCCGAAGCAATATTCATCGGAGCTAACAGACAGAACCAGGTAAGCGACTACCACAGCGGCGAAAAGGTAGTTGCTTTTGGTGCAGGAAAAACTATCGCATTATGGAAACCAACGGATGATATTTCTGAGGGTATTTACAAAGTTTTAAAGGGTCACGAAGCTGATGTTACTTGTGTTAAATTTGTTCCTACTATCAATTATATGATCTCCACGTCCGAGGATCATCGTGTCAAGGTTTGGGATTTCTCGACATTGCAATGCATTCAGACAATTGAACATTTTGACCACACGATTGTTACTTTGGCAGTTGTTGAGGGATTGATGGTTATCGGTACCGCTAATGGTCTAATTTCAATGTGGCTGTACGATAACCAGAGAAACCAATTTACGTTGGGACACGAGTTTGCGGTTCGCAAGGGCTTCTTGCCACTGGCACTCTCAATGAAGcatattgaagatgacaaGTTCTTGTTGGCTGTCGGTGGTACGAGCGTTAACGTCTTTATCTATTCGTTCCTTGCGGCAGACACGCAGATCAAGGACTGCCAATTAAGGGCGGAACTGGAAGGACACGAAGACTGGGTCAAATCTCTCGCATTCCGCCAGCAGAGTGAGTCTCCTTACGACTTCTTGTTGGCCTCCGGGTCTCAGGACCGTTACATCAGGTTATGGAGGATTAGGGCCAAAGAAGCCCTTGATTTAGAGAAGGACGACGAACATAGGCCTACGTTGTTGAGTaacaagaagtacaaaTTCGAGGTATCGACCGATTTTAGGATTGTCATCAACTTCGAAGCTCTGATTATGGGACACGATGATTGGATTTCTTCATTACAATGGCACGAAAAGCGTTTGCAGTTGCTAGCTGCTACGGCCGATACATCCCTCATCATTTGGGAACCAGAGGAGTCATCTGGTGTTTGGATTTGCGCATCAAGATTGGGAGagatctcttcaaaaggTGCTTCGACTGCCACGGGGTCTTCTGGTGGATTCTGGTCCTGCCTATGGTTCAAAGATGCTGATCGCGACTATATTTTGACAAACGGCAAGACTGGATCTTGGAGGATATGGTCATCTAGCGATTGTGTGGAATGGGCTCCGATGTTGGGTGTCACCGGCGCCACGAAAGAGGTGACCGACATTGCTTGGGCACCCAGCGGCGAATTTTTGCTAGCTTCATCGTTAGATCAAACCACAAGGTTATATGCACCCTGGCTATATGAGTCGTCTGGAAGACATAGGCCAGTCGCAACATGGCATGAATTTTCCAGGCCTCAAATTCATGGGTACGATATGATTTGCGTCGAGCCTATATCAGACACTAGATTTGTCAGTGGAGGCGATGAGAAAATACTGAGGTCTTTTGATCTATCGAGAGGTGTGTCAGACATCTTACGGAAATTTGTTGGTTGCAGCTTCGGGACCAGCCAAGCGTTACCAGAGTCTGCCGCATTACCAGCGTTAGGTCTATCTAACAAGGCCGTGAATCAGAAcgatgaagctgaacaagaagaggacgatCCTAATGAGCGCGAGACGAATGAGACTAAGAATATATCTTACAGTTTAATCTCGGCCCTCGCAACGCCTCCACTTGAGGACCAGTTACAGAGACATCTTCTATGGCCAGAGATAGAAAAACTTTATGGACACGGTTATGAAATTACTTGCGTTGACGTCTCTTCCGATGGTGCGCTGATTGCATCCGCCTGTAGGTCAAATTCTCCTCAACATGCAGTCGTTCGTATATTCGACAGTAAGACGTGGCAGGAGATCAAACCTCAGCTTCCTTATCATGAATTAACTATAACGAGGCTCAAGTTCTCGAGAGACAGTCAGCTACTCCTATCCACTTCGAGAGACAGAAAGTGGGCGCTGTGGCAACGAGATGTTGCGACGAACaagttttctttgaagtaCAGTAATGCAAAGGCTCATACTAGAATTATATGGGATTGTGATTGGGCTCCGATCGAGTACGGACAGACTTTTTTTACAGGCTCAAGAGATAAGAGCGTAAAAGCCTGGAGGTTTGACGAATCTGAGCATGATTTCGTATCAGAATCTTCAGTGAAATTTACTGAGCCGGTGACAGCGTTGTCGGTTTACCACGAGCTTTTTAATGGTAAAATACTGCTTGCCATTGGTGCAGGAAATGGCACTATCCATATCTACACCTACTTGGATTCGCGTTTTGAACTCTTGACGACCTTCGAGGAGGATATAGCTCCAGCTGACAGAGTGACTCGCTTGAGGTGGTCAACGCTACAACGGGATGGAAAAAAATTCCTAGGAGTTGGAAGCGAGGACTCCTCCACCAGAATTTTCTCCATCAAGCTCTAA